TTCTTTATAACTCCAACAAAAACCTCAACAACAGCTCCAATAGGAGCAACCATTGTATCAAGTTGACCTACAATTTTTATATCTTTCTTTTTAATTCCAAGCTCTTCTTTTGTCTCTCTTAGTGCTGTTTGTTTAAAGTTTTTATCATGCTCTTTTTCAAAACCTCCACCAGGAAAACAGATATCTCCCCCTTGACTTATATTAGCCGCTCTTTTTTGAAATAAAATATGATATTCGCCCTCTTTTTTTACAAGTAAAATTAAAACAGCTGAATTAAACAATCTATGTCTTCCTAAAATATTTGGATGTTTAGGAAGATTAGAAAGCATTTTTTTCAAATCTTTTTTTTTCATTTTAACTCTTTATAGATTTAATAGCTTCAATCATAACTCTTACTATTTTTCTTAAATCCTCTTCACAAATACTATAAGCAACTATTGAATAAATTAGTTTACCAAAAGGTCTTATCCAAACGCCATTTTCTACACAAAAATCTTGAATAGCTTGTGCATGTGAGCTGTCATTTAACTCAATTACTCCAATAGCTCCAATATTTCTTGTGCTTTTTACAAGTTTTAAATCCTTTGCTTTTTCTAACTCTTGCGTAAATATATTTTCTATATTATTAACTCTTTCTTGCCAAGGAGACTCTAAAAGTAGTTTTATACTCTCAATTGCAACAGAACAAGCCAAAGGATTTCCCATAAAAGTTGGTCCATGCATCAAAATACCAAGCTTTGAATTTGAAATAGTTTCACTTACATTTCTTGATGTAATCATTGCAGCCATAGTCATATAACCACCAGTAAGACCCTTTCCAACTGTCATAATATCAGGTTTTATATTAGCATGTTCGCAAGCAAACATTTTTCCAGTATGCCCAAATCCAGTTGCAATTTCATCTGCAATTAGTAATATATCATATTTTTCACAAAGTTCTTTTGCTTTTTCTAAAAATTTTGGATTATAAACTCTCATACCACCAGCACCTTGAACAACAGGCTCAATTATAAATCCAGCAACTTCTTCATGATGTTTTTTAAAAGTTTCTTCTAGAGCACTAATAGCTTCAGAACAATCACTATCAATTCCAATATTAGGTGCTTTTGTAAAAATATGTTTTGGTAAATATGAACCATAAATACTATGCATAGAGTTATTTGGGTCACAAACACTCATTGCTGCAAGTGTATCACCATGATATGCATTTTCACAAGCTATAAATCTATATTTTTTTAAACCTTTTGCTTCTTGATATTGAATAGCTGTTTTTAAAGCAACTTCAACTGAAACAGAACCACTATCACATAAAAATACACTATGTAGACCTGTTAAATCAACTAACATTTTTGATAGTGTTGCTGCATTTTTATGGCTCATTCCACCAAACATAATATGAGGCATTATTTCAACTTGTTTTTTAATAGCTTCATTTAATCTTGGATGATTATATCCATGAATTGCACTCCACCATGAGCTCATTCCATCAATCAACTCTGTATCATCCTCTAAAAAAATTGATGTTTTATCAGTTCTTTTTACAGGCAAAATCTTAGTTGTAGATGGCAATGAATTATATGGATGCCAAACATGTTCTTTGTCAATTTCTATCCAGTGCAAAATTATCCTTTTTATTTTCATTTTATCAAAACTTGTTTTATAACTACTTTTAAACAAATTTATGATAATTTATATTGCTATATACTTATAGCAAAATATAATAAAATTAGGAGTTAGTATGCAATATCATGACCTAGAATTGAAACATATTGCTAGTGTGGATGATAAAAGATATTTTATATCTACTATTAAAATGCACGTAAGACATACTTGGCTTAATCAACACGACAACGTATACGTTTATGAGACTATGATTTTTAAAAAAGAAAAAAACAAAGTTTTATACCTTGAACCAATTTACACAAAAAGATACGATGCCTATGATAAAGCAATAAGCGGACATCAAGAAGCAATAGAAAATATAAAAAATATAGTAAATAAATCAAAAGACTAGTGACTAAAAAACACTAGCCTTTTTTAAAGTTACAATTTGGTAACACCACAATAAATTTAACTTAAGTAAATAAGTGTCATTATTCCATCACATTTTACAAAAGGATGACAATGACTTTTATTCCACTATCAATACAACTACAACAAGCAGTTAAATCAAGTAATGCAACAAAAGTTGAAGAGTTAATTTTAAACTCTGATATAAAAACAGATTTAATAAAAGAGCATATTTTAATTAATGGACAAGAGGCTTTAATAAATCTTTTACCAAAGTTTAAAAGTAAAGGTTTAGTTTCAAATATAAAAGACTTATTAGAAATTTAAAAGTGCTAGCTATCATTTTAACTAGCACTTTTTATTGTTATAGTAATATTCCTGCTAAGATATACACAATAAGAATTGTTACTAAACCTTGAACTAAAGTTGCCATTGTATATGATTTGTATGCAGTTGCAACATCCATTTGACTAAATCTTGAAACAACCCAGAAGAAACTATCATTTGCATGACTTACAGTCATTGCACCAGCTCCAATTGCCATAACTGTTAGAACTTTACCCATTTCACTATCTAATCCTAAATTTGCAAGAAGAGGATACATAATAGTTGAAGTTACAACAAGAGCAGTAGTTGATGAACCTTGTGCTGATTTTAATGCAGCAGAAATAATAAAAGGAACGAAAATACCAAGACTTAATGTTTGTAAAGCATCACCTAAATATGTACCAATTCCACTAGCTTTTAATACTGCACCAAGTGCACCACCAGCACCTGTAATAATAAGTATTTCACCAGCATTTTTTATACCCTCACCAATCCAGCCTGAAAGTCTTTCTTCATCAAATTTTGGTAAAAGCATAGTTGCAAATAATAATCCTATAAATAGTGCATTTGTTGGATTTCCTAAAAATATAAACAACTTATAAAAAGCACTATCACTCATATGCCCAAAAGATAATTTAACAATACTAGCAGTAGCCATAAGTAAAATAGGAATGAAAATAGGAGCAAATGATTTAAATGCACTTGGTAATTCTCCGTATTTTTCTAATACTTCAGTATCTTTTTCTAAATCAACAAGTGAATCTTCACCACTTGTATAAATTTTACCTGAACGAACTGCCCAAAAATAACCAGCAAGCATTGTAATAATAGATATTGATATACCAAATATAATAACAAGCCCTAAATTA
The window above is part of the Malaciobacter marinus genome. Proteins encoded here:
- a CDS encoding GntP family permease, giving the protein MLVFILLVAVAFIVIATSKLKLHPFIALLIAAYGIAISVGMAYMEIASTITKGFGGILAYIGVVIVLGTIIGVILEKSGAAIKMADVILKVVGKKRPVLAMSVIGYIVSVPVFCDSGFVILNALKRSMVRQLKVSGVAMSVALATGLFATHTLVPPTPGPIAAAGNLMVDNLGLVIIFGISISIITMLAGYFWAVRSGKIYTSGEDSLVDLEKDTEVLEKYGELPSAFKSFAPIFIPILLMATASIVKLSFGHMSDSAFYKLFIFLGNPTNALFIGLLFATMLLPKFDEERLSGWIGEGIKNAGEILIITGAGGALGAVLKASGIGTYLGDALQTLSLGIFVPFIISAALKSAQGSSTTALVVTSTIMYPLLANLGLDSEMGKVLTVMAIGAGAMTVSHANDSFFWVVSRFSQMDVATAYKSYTMATLVQGLVTILIVYILAGILL
- a CDS encoding NUDIX hydrolase, with product MKKKDLKKMLSNLPKHPNILGRHRLFNSAVLILLVKKEGEYHILFQKRAANISQGGDICFPGGGFEKEHDKNFKQTALRETKEELGIKKKDIKIVGQLDTMVAPIGAVVEVFVGVIKKKTLKTMKIDKSEVEKTILIPLSFFKKNKAVEYTLRSEVKPYHINEKGEKEIYFPVEELNLPKFYHEPWGNKRHKVWVYKYKNNVIWGMTSIILLDFLNKY
- the bioA gene encoding adenosylmethionine--8-amino-7-oxononanoate transaminase; amino-acid sequence: MHWIEIDKEHVWHPYNSLPSTTKILPVKRTDKTSIFLEDDTELIDGMSSWWSAIHGYNHPRLNEAIKKQVEIMPHIMFGGMSHKNAATLSKMLVDLTGLHSVFLCDSGSVSVEVALKTAIQYQEAKGLKKYRFIACENAYHGDTLAAMSVCDPNNSMHSIYGSYLPKHIFTKAPNIGIDSDCSEAISALEETFKKHHEEVAGFIIEPVVQGAGGMRVYNPKFLEKAKELCEKYDILLIADEIATGFGHTGKMFACEHANIKPDIMTVGKGLTGGYMTMAAMITSRNVSETISNSKLGILMHGPTFMGNPLACSVAIESIKLLLESPWQERVNNIENIFTQELEKAKDLKLVKSTRNIGAIGVIELNDSSHAQAIQDFCVENGVWIRPFGKLIYSIVAYSICEEDLRKIVRVMIEAIKSIKS